One genomic segment of Leptotrichia sp. oral taxon 215 str. W9775 includes these proteins:
- the ribF gene encoding riboflavin biosynthesis protein RibF, protein MESKIKLIAKKCEYLNEIIKFKGLHCNFQKNSEELKKKGNIVILGNFDGVHKGHMTIFKNAIERAKEKDYNTVVYTFREYPQKKSTRITTPSEKVELIDEVGIDYIYLEEFEDVRNYSPEEFIEKVLVNTLNVKEIYCGFNFTFGKNKSGNIKVLDDIIRDKYNNSIVINVQSPVLDSENDIISSTRIRDYIEKADFDKISDLSGHNFIIMGEVIHGKKLGRTLGFPTANLEFDNKVYPDFGVYGVYVHIEGDDKIYHGVMSIGENPTIEGHGLSVETHIFDFNRDIYGKIIMVEVLEKISDQIKLNSIDELIEKINVDAILWKKRIEEKYHDTSKNR, encoded by the coding sequence ATGGAATCAAAAATAAAATTAATTGCAAAAAAATGCGAATACCTAAATGAAATAATTAAATTTAAGGGGTTACATTGCAACTTTCAAAAAAATTCAGAAGAATTGAAAAAGAAGGGAAACATTGTAATTTTAGGAAATTTTGATGGAGTTCACAAAGGTCATATGACAATTTTTAAAAATGCAATAGAAAGAGCAAAGGAAAAGGACTACAACACTGTGGTTTATACTTTTCGTGAATATCCTCAAAAGAAGTCTACCAGAATTACTACGCCTTCAGAAAAAGTAGAACTGATAGATGAAGTAGGAATTGATTACATTTATCTGGAAGAATTTGAAGATGTGAGAAATTATTCTCCTGAGGAATTTATTGAAAAGGTACTTGTAAATACTCTAAATGTTAAAGAAATCTACTGTGGCTTCAATTTTACATTTGGAAAGAATAAGTCTGGAAATATAAAAGTTCTGGATGACATAATTAGAGATAAATATAATAACAGTATTGTCATTAATGTCCAGTCTCCCGTTCTGGACAGTGAAAATGATATAATAAGCAGTACTCGTATTAGGGACTATATTGAAAAGGCTGATTTTGATAAAATTAGTGATCTTTCAGGGCATAATTTTATCATAATGGGAGAAGTTATTCATGGGAAGAAATTAGGAAGAACTTTAGGTTTTCCTACAGCAAATCTGGAATTTGATAATAAAGTGTATCCTGATTTTGGAGTGTATGGAGTGTATGTTCATATAGAAGGAGATGACAAGATTTATCATGGTGTAATGAGTATTGGTGAAAATCCTACAATAGAAGGTCATGGATTAAGTGTAGAAACTCATATTTTTGACTTTAACCGTGATATTTACGGAAAAATAATAATGGTTGAAGTTTTGGAAAAAATAAGTGACCAGATAAAGTTAAATTCCATTGATGAATTAATAGAAAAAATCAATGTTGATGCAATATTATGGAAAAAAAGAATAGAAGAGAAATATCATGATACAAGTAAAAATAGATAA
- a CDS encoding ScpA family protein, whose protein sequence is MIQVKIDNFEGPMDLLLHLIEKKQMKIIEINISQIIDDYLEYINKHKEENLKIKIEFLIMATDLIEIKAYSILNQEKKLERMEDLEKRIIEYKIFKEISELFSEHEKEYNIPYKKSGSQNIQEVSFEYDMSMLTLDNLLNNFKNLIKSEDRKPKMVLNLEEEYSSEEAFSEIQEIMENEAEIEFNSLLKNKFTKSRIVVLFLCVLELFKSGEIDIIPMENNFYIKKIN, encoded by the coding sequence ATGATACAAGTAAAAATAGATAATTTTGAAGGCCCTATGGATCTGCTTCTGCATTTAATTGAAAAAAAACAGATGAAAATAATTGAAATAAATATTTCACAAATAATAGATGATTATCTGGAATACATCAATAAACATAAGGAAGAAAATTTAAAAATAAAAATTGAGTTTCTTATAATGGCAACAGATCTCATAGAGATAAAAGCTTACTCAATATTAAATCAGGAAAAGAAATTGGAAAGAATGGAAGATCTTGAAAAAAGAATTATTGAATACAAGATTTTCAAGGAAATTTCTGAATTATTTTCTGAACATGAAAAAGAATATAATATTCCATATAAAAAATCAGGAAGTCAGAATATTCAGGAAGTTTCTTTTGAATATGATATGTCAATGTTAACTCTTGATAACCTGTTGAATAACTTTAAAAATCTGATAAAAAGTGAAGACCGGAAACCAAAAATGGTTTTGAATCTGGAAGAGGAGTATTCTTCTGAAGAAGCATTTTCTGAAATACAGGAAATAATGGAAAATGAAGCTGAAATAGAATTTAACAGTCTTTTAAAAAATAAATTTACAAAATCAAGAATAGTAGTACTATTTTTGTGCGTGCTGGAATTATTTAAAAGTGGAGAAATTGATATTATTCCAATGGAAAATAATTTCTATATAAAAAAAATAAATTAA
- the murJ gene encoding murein biosynthesis integral membrane protein MurJ — protein MFKSSFIVMIINMMSRLLGLIREMIIANMFGATGLTDAYVSATKIPNFFTTLFGEGSMGTVFIPIYNRGLEEEGKERINEFVYSVLNLIITFTSTMSIIIIVFSRQILKITTGFADAQRFETANNLLKITAFYFLFIALSGVVSSLLNNYKKFAVAASMGIVFNLTIIIGTIILGKKMGIYGLGISYLLSGVLQLAIMLPDFFKIMKTYKFTFNLNDKYVIEMFKLMIPTLIGIFGYQINEIIDNRFATKLSAGTASALNYASRLYLLPIGVFAISLSVVIFPTLSQAVVKNERKKVKRVVEQGLNMLSFLIVPSTVILYGYAREIVTLIYKRGNFSDKSVIVTTETLQFYALGLLFFSTIHLLTRSHYVYKDRTIPVISSFISIGCNILLDNLLYKQYAHKGLTFATSFAAFVNFTILFISLNKRHIKINNLKYIVSLIVASSFSMAAFHVSRYINIARLGKFGILVNVLVFAAVYLFLWGIIFAIKRMLLPNKKKKKK, from the coding sequence ATGTTTAAATCAAGTTTTATTGTAATGATAATAAATATGATGAGTAGACTGCTCGGTCTAATTCGTGAAATGATAATTGCTAATATGTTTGGAGCAACCGGTTTAACTGATGCATACGTAAGTGCGACCAAGATTCCGAACTTCTTTACCACCCTTTTTGGAGAAGGCTCGATGGGAACGGTTTTCATTCCAATATATAATCGTGGACTTGAAGAAGAGGGAAAAGAGAGGATAAACGAATTTGTTTATTCGGTTCTAAATCTGATTATCACCTTTACATCTACAATGTCAATAATTATTATTGTATTTTCGCGGCAAATTTTAAAAATAACAACCGGATTTGCTGATGCACAGAGATTTGAAACAGCAAATAACCTGTTAAAGATTACAGCATTTTACTTTTTATTTATTGCTTTGTCAGGTGTAGTGTCATCGCTGCTGAATAACTATAAAAAGTTTGCTGTGGCGGCTTCCATGGGAATTGTTTTTAACCTTACAATCATTATTGGTACAATAATTTTAGGAAAAAAAATGGGAATTTATGGACTTGGAATTTCATATTTGCTTTCAGGAGTATTGCAGCTAGCAATTATGCTCCCGGATTTCTTTAAAATAATGAAAACATATAAGTTCACCTTTAATCTTAATGACAAATATGTAATTGAAATGTTTAAGCTTATGATACCAACATTAATAGGTATTTTTGGATATCAGATTAACGAGATTATTGATAACAGATTTGCAACAAAGCTTTCTGCAGGAACTGCAAGTGCTTTAAACTATGCAAGTAGATTATATTTATTACCAATTGGAGTATTTGCAATATCATTATCGGTTGTAATATTTCCGACATTATCTCAGGCGGTAGTAAAAAACGAAAGAAAGAAAGTAAAGAGGGTAGTAGAGCAGGGGTTAAATATGCTTTCATTCCTGATTGTTCCATCAACTGTAATTTTATATGGTTATGCAAGGGAAATTGTTACATTAATTTATAAAAGAGGTAACTTTTCTGATAAGAGTGTGATAGTAACTACTGAAACATTACAATTTTATGCATTGGGATTACTCTTTTTCTCAACGATTCATCTGCTTACAAGAAGCCATTATGTGTATAAGGATCGTACGATTCCGGTAATATCTTCCTTTATTAGTATTGGATGTAATATATTGCTAGATAACCTGTTATATAAACAATATGCTCATAAAGGACTTACTTTTGCAACATCATTTGCTGCATTTGTAAATTTCACTATTTTGTTTATATCCTTGAATAAGAGGCATATTAAGATAAATAATCTAAAATATATCGTTTCATTGATTGTAGCTTCCAGTTTTTCAATGGCTGCATTTCATGTATCAAGATATATTAATATAGCACGATTAGGAAAATTTGGAATTTTAGTCAACGTACTGGTATTTGCAGCTGTATATTTATTTTTATGGGGAATTATATTTGCTATAAAAAGAATGTTACTGCCTAACAAAAAGAAAAAGAAAAAATAG
- a CDS encoding acyl-CoA dehydrogenase family protein, whose translation MNKFINENLLKMNTEEFLSNIKKAFNEVFSDGNIEKINLMNYLSENKWLNIKKCGLLLPFLSKKLGGRKESQFEIQEVLRIAGNYGVPVTLRTGIEGALVLQPLTEYGTPEQIEKGLELIFNGEGGGLAITEPETSGSAIAKEMQSYYEYIDENTIHVKADKYWQGNSQSDFLLIAAKERKDGNLSKVISLIFVPREYITYDVLNSEGLKAVRYAINHIDADIPSKYVMKLSESKANSLREFQNIFIRSRLQLVGMTHGVMEYIVKNIGKYARKEIPFVQKEISDIETVYGISQIMYDYTCNNVSPEKSVSDKLMEANIIKSLATEYTYDAAGKAQKLLGAKGFEAGHPVSNVAIDFRPFTIFEGPNDMLYAEIYDQFSKATPAEKSEGKKVSKGLTIYERIISDKRFSNVSISNSIFEENDLTNFLKKYTLNEINQTGKVFIGKILARIFLLIQTKPEKILKHIIKDIKKDILDFEYYS comes from the coding sequence ATGAATAAATTTATAAATGAAAACTTGTTAAAAATGAATACTGAAGAGTTTTTATCTAATATAAAAAAGGCATTTAATGAAGTCTTTTCTGATGGAAATATCGAAAAAATAAATCTGATGAACTATCTTTCAGAAAATAAATGGCTTAATATAAAAAAATGTGGACTTCTACTCCCTTTTTTATCTAAAAAGTTAGGCGGACGTAAGGAAAGTCAGTTTGAAATCCAGGAAGTTTTGAGAATTGCAGGAAATTATGGGGTTCCTGTCACACTACGTACAGGTATTGAAGGGGCACTTGTACTACAGCCACTGACTGAATATGGAACTCCAGAACAGATAGAAAAAGGGCTTGAGCTTATATTTAATGGAGAAGGTGGAGGTCTTGCCATAACAGAGCCTGAAACTTCAGGATCAGCCATTGCTAAGGAAATGCAATCTTATTACGAATATATAGATGAAAATACTATTCACGTAAAAGCTGATAAATACTGGCAAGGAAATTCCCAGAGTGATTTTCTGTTAATTGCCGCCAAGGAAAGAAAAGATGGAAATCTTTCAAAAGTTATAAGCCTTATTTTTGTTCCTAGGGAATATATAACTTATGATGTATTAAATTCTGAGGGGCTTAAAGCTGTCAGATATGCCATCAATCACATTGATGCAGATATTCCTTCAAAATATGTTATGAAGCTCTCAGAAAGCAAAGCAAACAGCCTAAGGGAATTTCAGAATATTTTTATAAGAAGCCGTCTTCAGCTTGTAGGAATGACTCATGGAGTTATGGAATATATTGTTAAAAATATAGGTAAATATGCAAGAAAGGAAATTCCGTTTGTTCAGAAGGAAATCTCTGATATTGAAACAGTGTATGGAATATCTCAGATTATGTATGATTACACATGTAATAATGTTTCACCTGAAAAGTCAGTTTCTGATAAATTAATGGAAGCTAATATTATAAAGAGTCTAGCTACTGAATATACTTATGATGCTGCCGGAAAAGCACAGAAACTTTTAGGAGCCAAAGGTTTTGAAGCTGGCCATCCAGTGAGCAATGTCGCAATCGATTTCAGGCCATTTACTATTTTTGAAGGTCCAAATGATATGCTTTATGCAGAAATCTATGATCAGTTTTCAAAGGCTACTCCTGCTGAAAAATCAGAAGGAAAAAAAGTTAGTAAAGGACTTACTATTTATGAAAGAATTATTTCAGATAAAAGATTTTCAAATGTGTCAATAAGTAATTCTATATTTGAAGAAAATGATTTGACTAACTTCTTAAAAAAATATACTTTAAATGAAATTAATCAGACAGGAAAAGTATTTATAGGAAAAATTTTAGCCAGAATTTTTCTTCTCATACAGACAAAACCTGAAAAAATATTAAAACATATTATAAAAGATATAAAAAAAGATATACTTGATTTTGAATATTACAGTTAA
- a CDS encoding helicase, whose product MKEKIRYTKTGKRIETYEFEGRLHQKIILEKEQFYNHIEAKHPEITLEIIEEVLEDPDHVTKQSKSRKEHYYQKQIENMNYFIVVSDYRNIKNYRFIQTAFSINNLDFLKEKNIHYRYSKKK is encoded by the coding sequence TTGAAAGAAAAAATAAGATATACAAAAACTGGAAAACGAATTGAAACATATGAATTCGAAGGAAGGCTCCATCAGAAAATAATACTTGAAAAAGAACAGTTTTATAATCACATTGAAGCTAAACATCCTGAAATAACACTGGAAATAATTGAGGAGGTTCTGGAGGATCCTGATCATGTTACAAAACAATCAAAGTCACGCAAGGAACATTATTATCAGAAACAGATAGAAAATATGAATTATTTTATTGTGGTTTCTGATTACAGGAATATAAAAAATTATAGATTTATACAGACAGCATTTTCAATAAATAATTTAGATTTTCTGAAGGAGAAAAATATTCATTATAGATATAGTAAAAAGAAGTAG